From a single Eretmochelys imbricata isolate rEreImb1 chromosome 13, rEreImb1.hap1, whole genome shotgun sequence genomic region:
- the SDC4 gene encoding syndecan-4, producing the protein MRGRGACASRLIIVPPLSHPSTMQLLSARHPGALCAALLLLVAASAAESVRETETMDPEKYGEDYFSSGALPDDEDISDPRPDLNRESDWFSGSGDDDAEDDIASTTEESPMFSSDNYIPEDTGKGTKDVDENLVVDNEITPRKVLPAEKMDPSNKISMASTANGSLFERTEVLAALIAGGAVGLLFAVFLILLLVYRMKKKDEGSYDLGKKPIYKKAPTNEFYA; encoded by the exons ATGCGCGGCCGGGGGGCTTGTGCTAGCCGCTTGATCATCGTACCGCCACTATCACACCCGAGCACCATGCAGCTCCTGTCAGCGAGGCACCCCGGGGCGCTCTGCgccgctctgcttctcctggTGGCCGCCAGCGCTGCCGAGTCG GTGAGAGAAACTGAGACCATGGACCCAGAGAAGTATGGAGAGGACTATTTCTCTTCTGGAGCCTtgccagatgatgaagatatcagtGACCCCAGGCCTGACTTGAACAGAGAGAGTGACTGGTTTTCTGGTTCTGGAGATGATG ATGCTGAAGATGACATTGCTTCAACCACTGAAGAGAGTCCTATG TTCTCGAGTGACAACTATATCCCTGAAGATACTGGTAAGGGGACAAAGGATGTGGATGAAAACCTGGTGGTAGACAATGAAATAACTCCACGTAAAGTCTTGCCCGCTGAGAAAATGGATCCGTCCAACAAGATTTCCATGGCCAGCACAGCCAACGGCAGCCTCTTTGAAAGAACAGAAGTCCTTGCAG CTCTTATTGCAGGTGGGGCAGTTGGGCTGCTGTTTGCTGTCTTCCTGATCCTCCTGTTGGTCTATCGCATGAAGAAAAAGGATGAGGGCAGTTATGATCTTGGCAAAAAACCAATCTACAAGAAAGCGCCTACAAATGAATTCTACGCTTAA
- the SYS1 gene encoding protein SYS1 homolog isoform X1, whose translation MAGQFRSYVWDPVLILTQIVLMQAVYYSSLGLWLALVDSLVQNSPSLDQIFNYEILGFSTPPGRLSMIAFILNALTCALGLLYFIRRGKQCLDFTVTVHFFHLLGCWIYNAHFPTALTWWLVHVVCTALMAVIGEYLCMRTELKEIPLNSVPKSSV comes from the exons ATGGCAGGACAGTTCCGTAGCTATGTCTGGGACCCTGTCCTCATTCTGACGCAGATTGTCCTCATGCAGGCAGTCTATTACAGCTCCTTGGGGCTCTGGCTAGCTCTGGTCGACAGCCTGGTGCAGAATAGCCCTTCTCTTGACCAGATTTTCAATTATGAG ATCTTGGGATTCTCTACCCCACCTGGAAGACTTTCCATGATTGCTTTCATCCTCAATGCACTCACCTG TGCTTTGGGCTTGTTGTACTTTATCCGGCGAGGAAAGCAGTGTTTGGATTTCACAGTCACAGttcattttttccatttgctgGGTTGCTGGATATATAATGCACATTTTCCCACAGCTCTAACATGGTGGCTAGTGCATGTTGTGTGCACAGCGCTCATGGCTGTGATTGGGGAGTATCTCTGTATGAGAACAGAACTCAaagaaatcccattgaattcagtccCCAAGTCCAGCGTATAA
- the SYS1 gene encoding protein SYS1 homolog isoform X3 → MAGQFRSYVWDPVLILTQIVLMQAVYYSSLGLWLALVDSLVQNSPSLDQIFNYEILGFSTPPGRLSMIAFILNALTC, encoded by the exons ATGGCAGGACAGTTCCGTAGCTATGTCTGGGACCCTGTCCTCATTCTGACGCAGATTGTCCTCATGCAGGCAGTCTATTACAGCTCCTTGGGGCTCTGGCTAGCTCTGGTCGACAGCCTGGTGCAGAATAGCCCTTCTCTTGACCAGATTTTCAATTATGAG ATCTTGGGATTCTCTACCCCACCTGGAAGACTTTCCATGATTGCTTTCATCCTCAATGCACTCACCTG